A genomic stretch from Oscillospiraceae bacterium includes:
- the hflK gene encoding FtsH protease activity modulator HflK, translating into MSQFGFGSGPETARRRERMGRLARRAAVPAVLLIALFVLGAGSFYTLNAGEDAVVTRFGSYLTTVQNPGLHFKWPFVDQIYAVNVEGIRRQEFGFRSNEPTHLNTSPMVSEEFIESESLMLTGDENLVNADWAILYKVNHSYNFLFKVQRPEATLSVIAESAYRRVVASHVLDDVLTDRKDEIQREVMADLQAICDKYEMGILITGVQLQDAMPPDPVREAFLDVSSAKEEQQSKINEALKYENERLPIANGEAVKLVNDAEAYKQRRINEAEGAVSRYKAIEAEYAAYPDIMRTRLYQEMIREVLPRVKNVYFVDESGETVKFLSIGPSSVLPQQP; encoded by the coding sequence ATGTCGCAATTTGGTTTTGGTTCCGGGCCCGAGACAGCCCGACGGCGGGAGCGAATGGGGCGTTTGGCCCGGCGGGCGGCGGTGCCGGCGGTGCTGTTGATCGCGTTGTTTGTTCTGGGCGCCGGCAGTTTTTATACGCTGAACGCCGGCGAGGATGCGGTCGTCACTCGCTTTGGGAGCTACCTCACCACGGTTCAAAATCCGGGTCTTCACTTCAAATGGCCCTTTGTGGATCAGATCTACGCCGTCAATGTGGAGGGCATCCGCCGGCAGGAATTCGGTTTTCGCAGCAACGAACCCACTCACCTCAACACATCGCCGATGGTTTCCGAAGAGTTCATCGAGAGCGAATCACTCATGCTGACCGGCGACGAAAACCTGGTGAATGCGGACTGGGCGATCCTGTATAAGGTCAACCATAGCTACAATTTTCTTTTCAAGGTACAGCGGCCGGAGGCCACGCTGAGTGTGATCGCGGAGTCGGCCTACCGCCGCGTCGTGGCCTCGCATGTGCTGGACGACGTGCTGACCGACCGAAAGGACGAGATCCAGCGCGAGGTCATGGCCGACCTGCAGGCGATTTGCGACAAGTACGAGATGGGGATTCTCATCACCGGCGTGCAACTCCAAGACGCCATGCCGCCGGACCCGGTGCGGGAGGCGTTTTTGGACGTCTCCTCCGCGAAAGAGGAGCAGCAATCCAAGATCAACGAGGCCCTGAAGTACGAGAACGAACGTCTGCCCATCGCAAACGGCGAGGCGGTCAAACTGGTCAACGACGCCGAGGCTTACAAGCAGCGGCGCATCAACGAGGCCGAGGGCGCCGTGTCACGCTACAAGGCCATCGAGGCGGAATACGCCGCCTACCCGGACATCATGCGCACGCGTCTCTATCAGGAGATGATCCGCGAGGTGCTGCCCCGCGTGAAGAATGTCTACTTTGTCGACGAATCCGGCGAGACGGTCAAATTCCTCTCCATCGGCCCGTCCTCTGTCCTGCCCCAGCAGCCTTAG
- a CDS encoding ATP-binding protein, producing the protein MRGGRRVIRHPLHPVSVPAAEDADVYLQTLYKALTPMRRFRRDYVSHLTWRGCIAFASRLFPQLGCKGWVILVDEAELIGRLGKKARIKAYVNLARFLLPEAESPLFGIYSVFAFNASFVPDVIQAKNEYDNLAESELPPEAVQAAGRALDTVCTAQQLAPLTEAETREILESIRQFHGTAYGWEPTIGPDEMISAAAKRGYLLRTRIRAAVELLDQFYQYGDPSKMAIGELTQTDLGGEDVPPLDALLDSDG; encoded by the coding sequence GTGAGAGGCGGGCGGCGCGTCATACGCCATCCCCTCCATCCCGTCTCTGTGCCAGCTGCCGAAGACGCAGATGTCTATCTGCAAACGCTCTACAAAGCGCTCACACCCATGCGTCGTTTCCGCCGGGACTACGTTTCGCATTTGACCTGGCGCGGCTGTATCGCCTTCGCAAGCCGGCTGTTCCCCCAGCTTGGCTGCAAAGGTTGGGTGATTCTCGTCGACGAGGCCGAACTCATAGGCCGTCTCGGAAAAAAGGCCCGGATAAAAGCCTATGTCAATTTGGCCCGGTTCCTGTTGCCTGAGGCCGAAAGCCCGCTGTTTGGGATCTATTCCGTCTTTGCTTTCAACGCGTCGTTTGTGCCCGACGTCATCCAGGCCAAAAACGAGTACGACAATCTGGCGGAGAGCGAGCTGCCGCCCGAGGCCGTACAGGCCGCCGGGCGCGCACTGGACACGGTCTGCACGGCGCAGCAGCTCGCACCGCTTACCGAGGCCGAAACGCGGGAGATTCTGGAGAGCATCCGGCAGTTCCACGGGACGGCTTACGGCTGGGAACCCACCATCGGCCCGGACGAAATGATCAGCGCCGCTGCGAAGCGCGGCTACCTGCTTCGCACCCGCATCCGGGCGGCGGTGGAACTGTTGGACCAGTTCTATCAATACGGCGACCCAAGTAAGATGGCCATCGGTGAACTGACGCAGACGGATCTCGGCGGCGAGGATGTGCCGCCGCTGGACGCGCTGCTGGACAGCGACGGATAA
- the secG gene encoding preprotein translocase subunit SecG, translating into METLKLVSTIVQVLTSLFLIAVVLLQSGKRSGLSGAIAGAAESFMTKNKARTWDARLARVTKWVAALFLLFTLALNLFPTTPAV; encoded by the coding sequence ATGGAAACTCTCAAATTGGTCAGTACCATTGTTCAGGTCCTGACATCTCTGTTCCTGATCGCGGTGGTGCTGTTGCAGTCCGGCAAACGTTCCGGTCTGTCCGGCGCCATTGCCGGCGCGGCCGAATCCTTCATGACCAAAAACAAGGCCCGCACCTGGGACGCCCGTCTGGCCCGCGTGACCAAATGGGTGGCCGCTCTATTTTTGCTCTTTACGCTGGCGCTGAACCTGTTCCCCACGACACCGGCGGTATAA
- a CDS encoding protease modulator HflC, translating to MKKTTKWISLAVGLCLLLVVLLNCFFELQEGESALIQRFGRIEAVYVKETSQELFDQLAEDGEGHIPVRTGTGLKWKVPFLDHVIKYPSMLLAYDTPSRQVITADKKKIYFDNNAQWRIVNPLRFYKGVSNIQNAYGRIDSYLYSYMNTHVGTMQSTTLITDKAAVGVMLDDLNHTVSAACATFGVDVFDIRIKRTDLPEENYQSIYNRMITERARMSAQYRSKGEEESLKIRSETDREVAGITSEAARKAEILKGEGDSEAARIYNEAYSANSSFFEFYNLLDTYRLTVGSGSTLVIPLSSPFAKYLLGTQSLPAGETPPG from the coding sequence ATGAAAAAGACCACCAAATGGATCTCGCTGGCAGTCGGACTGTGTCTTCTCTTGGTCGTCTTGCTGAACTGTTTCTTCGAACTGCAGGAGGGTGAGTCCGCGCTGATCCAGCGCTTTGGCCGCATCGAGGCTGTCTACGTGAAAGAGACCTCGCAGGAACTCTTTGACCAGCTGGCCGAGGACGGCGAGGGACACATCCCCGTGCGCACCGGCACGGGGCTCAAGTGGAAGGTCCCTTTCCTCGACCATGTGATCAAGTACCCCAGTATGCTGTTGGCCTACGACACGCCCTCCCGGCAGGTCATCACGGCCGACAAGAAGAAGATCTACTTCGACAACAACGCCCAGTGGCGCATTGTGAACCCACTGCGCTTTTACAAGGGCGTCTCCAACATCCAAAACGCCTACGGCCGCATCGACAGTTACTTATATTCCTACATGAACACCCATGTGGGCACCATGCAGTCCACCACCCTCATCACCGACAAGGCGGCGGTGGGCGTTATGCTGGACGATCTCAACCACACGGTCAGCGCGGCCTGCGCCACTTTCGGCGTGGACGTCTTCGACATCCGCATCAAGCGCACCGACCTGCCGGAGGAGAACTACCAGAGCATCTACAACCGCATGATCACAGAACGCGCCCGCATGTCGGCGCAGTATCGCTCCAAGGGTGAGGAGGAGTCGCTGAAGATCCGTTCGGAGACCGACCGCGAGGTCGCCGGCATCACCTCGGAGGCCGCGCGCAAGGCCGAGATCCTGAAGGGCGAGGGCGACAGCGAGGCCGCCCGTATCTACAACGAGGCTTACAGCGCCAACTCCTCCTTCTTCGAATTCTACAACCTGCTGGACACCTACCGCCTCACGGTGGGCTCCGGTTCCACGCTGGTGATCCCCCTTTCGAGTCCCTTCGCCAAGTACCTGCTCGGCACGCAGTCTCTGCCGGCCGGCGAAACGCCGCCGGGTTAA